The proteins below come from a single Xenopus tropicalis strain Nigerian chromosome 9, UCB_Xtro_10.0, whole genome shotgun sequence genomic window:
- the rrn3 gene encoding RNA polymerase I-specific transcription initiation factor RRN3, whose protein sequence is MLTESDEFLSSPPKKTVRFGGKVTEILFKYSKGDVGDFELLKHQLSDPEIKDVQLLNWLHEFRSCITYLTKDYEQLVSIVLKLPWLNRSKEVVEEYLSFLGNLVSAQTVYLRSCLSMIISHFVPARVIIRDGDVDISDSDDEDEDIISTFNTCHRALQIIAKYVPSAPRFLMPILVEKFPYTNKSARTLECYVHNLLRISIYFPTLRLEILELVVEKLLKMDVSASRQNIEEAEESAYQGGGEQNKEEGLFNMDEDLQEMTTTSVVNETMAHPVAERLDILILTLCSYIKDVCLTNGALDLNKTKDMYRDLLAVFDKLILPTHASCHVQYFMFYICSFRLGIAEAFVEHLWKKLQNPNNPPVIRQAAANYIGSFLARAKFIPLVTVKACLDLLVNWLHGYIDNQDAGSRAYCDVTVHGPFYAACQAVFYSFIFRHNQFLEGNMRKGLAYLQNLNLERIVMCQLNPLKICLPSVVNFFAAITRKYQLVFCYTIIERNNRQMIPIIRSSTGGDSVQVSFNPLDSFFPFDPCILKRCKKLMDPFYQVWEESNTEDLKGGQKHIKSSTADDEDDFLKGQTPQNDSSVEMTPGSFDSHLKSPASSMGSPTASFLRRPF, encoded by the exons ATGTTGACAGAAAGTGATGAATTTCTCAGCTCTCCACCCAAAAAAACTGTCAGATTTGGTGGAAAAGTGACAGAAATCTTGTTCAAGTATTCAAAG GGTGATGTCGGAGACTTTGAGCTTTTGAAACATCAGTTATCAGATCCAGAAATTAAG GATGTGCAGCTACTAAACTGGTTGCATGAATTCCGCTCTTGCATTACGTACCTGACTAAAGATTATGAGCAGCTTGTCAGCATTGTCTTG AAACTACCATGGCTGAACAGAAGCAAAGAAGTTGTAGAGGAATATTTGTCTTTTTTGGGAAACCTTGTTTCAGCTCAGACTGTTTATCTGAGATCTTGCCTGAGCATGATTATCTCACACTTTGTGCCTG CTCGCGTTATCATAAGAGATGGTGATGTGGATATTTCGGATTCTGATGATGAAGATGAAG ATATTATTTCAACATTCAACACGTGTCATAGAGCACTCCAGATAATTGCTAAATATGTTCCTTC agcaCCTCGTTTTCTTAtgccaatacttgtggaaaaGTTTCCTTACACCAACAAATCTGCAAGAACATTG GAATGTTATGTGCACAACCTTCTGCGAATTTCTATCTATTTCCCGACACTGAGGCTTGAGATTCTGGAGCTTGTGGTTGAAAAGCTTTTGAAGATGGAT GTTAGTGCTTCTCGTCAGAATATAGAGGAGGCTGAAGAATCTGCTTACCAAGGTGGTGGAGAACAAAACAAAGAAGAGGGGCTTTTCAATATG GATGAAGATCTGCAAGAAATGACCACAACTTCTGTTGTTAATGAGACTATGGCACATCCAGTTGCTGAACGCTTGGATATATTGATATTGACCCTCTGTTCTTACATTAAAGATGTCTGCTTAACCAATG GTGCCCTGGACTTGAATAAAACAAAAGACATGTATAGAGATTTGTTGGCTGTATTTGATAAGTTGATTCTACCAACACATGCTTCTTGCCACGTGCAGtatttcatgttttatatttGCAGCTTCAGATTG GGCATTGCAGAAGCATTCGTGGAACATCTTTGGAAGAAACTGCAGAATCCAAATAATCCTCCAGTTATCCGACAGGCAGCTGCAAACTATATTGGAAGTTTTCTGGCTCGTGCCAAGTTTATTCCATTGGT GACAGTGAAAGCTTGCCTTGATCTACTGGTAAACTGGTTGCATGGTTATATTGATAACCAGGATGCTGGAAGTAGAGCCTACTGTGATGTAACTGTCCATGGTCCCTTCTATGCGGCATGTCAGGCAGTGTTTTACTCCTTTATATTTCGCCATAACCAGTTTTTGGAAGGGAACATGCGGAAAG gtctgGCCTACCTACAGAATCTTAATTTGGAAAGAATAGTCATGTGCCAATTGAATCCTTTAAAAATCTGCCTTCCATCTGTGGTTAACTTCTTTGCAGCCATTACAAG GAAATACCAGTTGGTGTTTTGCTACACTATCATAGAGCGCAACAATCGGCAGATGATCCCCATTATAAGAAGCAGCACTGGTGGTGACTCTGTGCAAGTCAGCTTTAACCCACTTGACAGTTTTTTTCCCTTTGACCCCTGCATTCTCAAAAG GTGTAAAAAGCTTATGGATCCATTTTATCAAGTATGGGAAGAGTCTAACACTGAAGATTTGAAAGGAGGGCAAAAGCATATAAAG AGTTCCACTGCAGATGATGAAGATGATTTTCTCAAAGGACAAACTCCTCAGAATGACAGTTCAGTTGAAATGACTCCAGGGTCTTTTGATTCTCATCTGAAAAGCCCTGCTAGCAGCATGGGGTCCCCAACTGCTTCATTTCTACGACGTCCCTTCTGA